The sequence CTGGCTTCCTGAAGCACATTGTTTGACAGCCCAAGGCTGGGCTCTGTGAGACAACCAGCAGCAAAAACAGCAAATCTAAAGGGAAATGTTAAAGCATGTTGAAACAATCGAAAATGGACACACAATACACCAAAACATATGAGGTGCTGAAAAAGAAGTTctgagaaggaaatttatagcaataaattcatatatatagaaaatagaaacatttcaATTATCCAATGTAACTTTATACTTGAAGGAATTGAATAAGACAAACAAGCGAAGTCCAGGGTTCATggaaggaaacaacaaaaatcagagagaaaataaatgaaaaacaataaaatagtcCAAAGAATTAAGCGTTGGTTttgccaaaagaaaaagacaattgtCAAAGCTTTAGGGAGACTAacttggaaaaaaagagagaacactcaaataaataaaaccagaaatggaagaggagacattacaattgatactacagaaatacataggatCATAATATGttactataaacaattatatgtcaacaaattagatGACATAAGAAATGGacaattcctagaaacacacaatctGCCAAGATTgaatcagaaagaaatggaaaatctgaacagaacaaCACAAGGAAGGACCTTGAATTGGTAATCCAAAATCTCCCAACACAGAAAATCTGCAGAACAGATAGCTTCACCGGTAAGTTCTACCAAACAATCAAAGATGACTTAAtccctatccttctcaaactcttccagaaacttgaagagaagggaaagcttCCTAACTGCTTCTATGAAGAAAACAACATACTGATACcgaagccagacaaggacaacactaaacaagaaaattataggccaacacGACTGGTGAACACccatgcaaaattcctcaacaaaatactagcgaATAGATTAcaatacgttaaaaggatcatatgccTTGTTCAAGAaggatttattccagaaatgcagggatgcttcaacatccacaaaaCAATCAATGTGGcacgccacattaacaaaatgaagaataaaaatcagatgattatctcaatagatgcagagaaagcatttgacaagatacagcatccatttgtgttaaaaactctgaataaaataggcatagaaggaaagtatctcaacacaATAGACGCTGTATATGGCCCACCCACAGCTAGTATCATTCTCATGGGATTAAAACTGAAGGCAATCCTTctagaaaaataaccaaataaggatgcccactttcaccactcttatttatcATAGTATtgtaagtcctagccagaacaatcaggcaagaaaaataaatgaaagttatACAAATAGGAAACAGAGAAGTGAAGCTGTCATtttttgtagatgacatgattttaggTATGGAAAACActaaggaatccaccaaaaaactttcagaaataataaatgaatatggtgaagttgcaggatacaaagtcaccATACAAAAATCCACCATAAAAAAAAAGTTGGGCTTCTATGCACTAACAACGAAGtcgcagaaagagaaattaagaatacgatCCCATTTAtaagggcaagaaaaagaataaaatacctaggaataaacttaaccaaagacatgaaagaaatgtatgctgaaaactataaaacgttgttaaaagaaattgaagaagacacaaagaaatggaaaactattccatgctcttcttttggaagaattaacataatgaaaatgcaaatacttcctaaagcaatctgcagattcaatgcaatacctatcaaagtcccaacaacgtttttcacagaaatagcagaaagaatcctaaaattcatatgggacaacaaaaagccctgaatagccaaaggaatcctgagatgaaagaacaatgctggaggtatcacactccttgatgtcaaaatatattacaaagctatattaATCTAAATTGTGTGGTACTGTCACAAAAGCAGcaacacagatcaagggaacagaatcaagaccccagaaataaacccacacatcaatggacagtgaatttttgacaagggagccaagaacatacaatgcagaatggaaagtctctttagtaaatggtgctgggaaaactgaacagccacatgcaaaagaatgaaagcagaccattatcttacaccataagTGAAAAGTAACTCAAAACGGTTTAAAGTCTtgtatgtaagacctgaaaccatgaaacctataggagaaaacacaggcagcaggCTCTTCGACATCGGTGGTAACAGCATATATTCAAGCACCATTTCTGaaggggcaagggaaacaatagaaaaacaaatgggactgcaacaaactaaaaaagcttctgcacagcagaggaaaccatcaacaaaatgaaaagacaaccaaacgcttgggagaagatattagcaaaccacatatctgataagtggttaatatccataaCATACAAATAATTCATACGTCTCAACAACACAAAAACtaaaaagccaattaaaagatgggcaaaagatctgaagatacatttctccaaagaagatacactgaTGGCCccaggcacatgaaaagttgttcaacatcgtTAactctcagggaaatgcaaatcaaaactacaatgagatattacctcactcccatcagaatgcctataattagcaagactggaaacaagtgttggagaggatgtagagagtaGACAGCTGTCATACACCACCGGTGTGagtgcacactggtgcagccactacgtaaaacagtatggagattcctcaaaaaattaagaacagaactactGTATGACCCTGCTGTTCCAATGCTGGGTATTAATCAAGAAcacgaaaacatgaatgcataaagatacatgcaccccctatgttcatcgcagaattattcacaataaccaagacttggaagcaacctacgtgcccatcaagggacgaatggataaagaggatgcagtgtatgtacacaatggaatactactctgccctcagaaatgatgaaatctggctacttgtgacaacatggatggaccgtgggggtattatgctaagtgaaataagccagaggggaatgtcaaatacagtatgatctcacacataagtagaagacaaaaaaacaccaaacaatcacatagagacagaggttggattggttctcaccagaggggaagggaggagggaggagggagaaaggggtgattagtcacGTGTGTGTcttgatggattgtaattagtctttgggtggtgaccatgatgtaatccacacagaaatcgaaatatgatgatgtacacctgaaatttatataatgttgtaaaccaatgtaaCCACAATCAacataaattaattgaaattagAAGTACTGCATGATCCagaaatcctacttctgggtGTATTTCCTATTTAACGAAATTATGATCTCAGAGAGATATCTGCCCtcctaagttcattgcagcattatgcacaataccCAATAtatgaaacaacctaaatgcccatctatggttgaatggataaagaagatgtggtggatATGTACAATGGAAagctattcatccttcaaaaagaaagaaattctgccatACGTGACAACATGAAtcaacctggaggacattatgccaagtgcaATAAGCAAGACAAAGACAAATTAAGCATACTTTCACTTACAAGTGTactctaaaatagtcaaacttatagaaacagtagaatggtggttgccaggggctgggaaaaAGGGGGATATGGAGAGATGCAAGTTTCACTTTTGcagatgaatgagttctggagatctaaagTACAGCCATGTGACTACAGTTAGCAAGGCTCTATTTTGTCATTGAAATTTGCTtaaagagtagatcttaattgTTGTCAccacacatgcaaaataatggTAGCTCCATAAGATGACAGATGTGGTATATAGcttgattatttcacaatatatactcatgtcaaaacatcacattgtacatcccgaaaaaaatgatatttatttgtcaattataccttgaTGAAGTTGAAGAAATTGTTTCATGTAATTACACCAAGGATATTGGAAGTTATTCCGTTTctaattttaagtatttattctcattattaatacatatttttgcAATGTTATTTGTGAGCAATTATTTATTACCATCTTCCCTTACAGAAGATAAGGTTCTAACTGCACTTTACCTGAACTCTGAGTActcatagatataaatatatgtgtgtatgttgtaTGTGCACATCTGTGTGtgggcacgtgtgtgtgcattgtgtgcgtgtgtgtttgtataatttttctttttttgtcatttttgccCTCACTGTTgcatctctctttctccattttgggTTCTTTGTTCTCCTAACTGAATCACACTGCTTAGCATGCCTTTCACTGAGTGGCAAAATAGCAAAATATCTAAGCACTTGAAGATCTGGAAATGCCTTCCTTCACTCTTGTTCTCTTTTTCAAGTTAGTTGGAAACATTTTCGTATTTCAAATAAAGTGTAGGATTCAACTACCAGGAGAGGAAACTCCATCTGATGGCCAAGGACCCATCTCCCCCAAACTCTTCTATTCTCTCAGGAAAACATGGCCCCACGTGGTGGGTTTAACCTGTGAGATTCAGGTCAGAGCCTCCTCCTGTTTAGGGACTTGCCCCTGCTCACCCTTTCTCCTTTgtcctttaaaaacaatttggCTCCATATACAATTCTCCACAGACTCCTAATTCCTGGAAAGTATTTCTCCCATCTCTTCTGGCGTCTCTTTTTCTATGGGGAAGTCTGGTCCCAAGAGTTTGTCATTCTATGGAtggttatttgcattttctctagGACATAATTTTAGGACTTTTGGTATTGCCCCGGGCAAGTTCTCTTCGATttttttgaggtgaaattcacataaaataaaattgaccatttaaaagtgtacaattcagtgtaagatatgtgtttttaatttacccttcaatttcttcatctaccaTGCAGAGCCAAAACAAAGATGTCATTTTTAATTGTATGCCTCATAGCACAGAGTCTTTCCTCATTTCTGTAAAAAGTTAACTCCTCATCTCATGAGCTCTTGATAGACGCcattctctcttctgtcctctGACGCTTACAATAGATATGACATTGGCCCTCCGCATTCTACTGCCCAGGAATCTTAAATTCCTTTTGTGGTCTGTCTGCACTGCATTCTgaaaaatttcctcattttttgttCTGGTTTTATAATTGGCCTTCAGATGTCTTGTCTTTCAGGGATGaaattttttcttgtcttcattCTACTGgagttttcatctctaaaatttcTAACTCATTAAAATAGTTGCCTATTCTATAAAAGTATTCCATATCTTTGCATCAGAAAatccatttctctctttatttttcagatatttaaacaCACTTAAAATTACTCTCATATTTTCCTATTGAATCTATTCCTTGCAGGCTGTAATCACCATTAATCAGTAGCTCGTTGACCATAGCATGTTCATCAAGATTGGGATGACCCTCAACTCTCCATTCTTGTCAGAAGGCTCTGCTCCCACACACCTGATCTTCCAGAGAAGGTTTTCCCAGGGCTGTCCTGGGGTTCAAGCTGACAATGGGGGACTGTTGCAGCTGTTCCTGCTTCAAGGTGTTCACTCTTCCAAACGTAGCACCTGCTGAGGGTTGTGCCCTCAGGGATGCTCCAATGGGCACCTCACACTCACATGTTGAGCAGACACCCATGGCTGACAACGCTGGATTCAATCTGTTTCAAGCCACACAGAGGAAGTTGCTTGGTGTTGACCATGGACTTGGGGCAGTTGGGACATATTCCAGTGCCTGCCTACAAACACAGGGGAGGGGAAGCACAGCTTTCAACCTTCACCTGGAGCCCTGATCCTTCCCTTCCTGTGAGGACCTGGAGGTCCTCTCTCCCTAGGACCCCTTGATGGTCCCAGGCACCAGTCGCCACTCACCTttgttctctgttctttcctGTGGTTCCCTCTCCATCTTGATaactttgtttatgtttttagaaGATATATGTGGCTAGATGTTTCAGAAACATTTTAAGTTACATTTATCAGTGTTAGGAACAGACAGGAGCTCTGGGGTGGGCACGGCAATCATCCACCTGATTGTGGAGTCCTACCTCACGATTCCTTCATGGCCCAACTCACTCTTGTCTTAACCTGACCTGGGAGTCTTTTATCCCTCCCATGAACCAGTAACATTGACTCAACAACCAATTTGATGAGGGGGTTTCATGACAACATATTgtcaatgaagaaaccaaggctcagagattGGAAATTAACTTCTAGTTCACATGCCCAGTGCATGTTgcatgaatatttaaataaaaatcacctttGTCCCCCAAATCATAGCACTAACCCACTCTTCGACCCCTGAAGCTAAGGATAGGACCCCAGGATGAGAAGGCGATTTTGATCAAGGGAACAAGGGTTTTGAGGAGGCAAGAATGACTCAGAGGTTTGTTTCCAGCAAGATGAGTGTGGACGTTtttggaagaaacaaaggaagaccATGAACTGAGCTGTGATAGAAAGAAAGCCCACACTCTGGGGCCAGAAAAGGAGTGATGTTTCCTCCCCTTATTTccctgtatttttcctttgtgctCATTGTCCCGATGACCTCGACCTGAACTGTACAGTTACATGTCGAGCGTGTGTCTCTGCTGATCTGAGCTCTGCAGTGCAGCAGGAAAGTGCATCTTCTCTGCAGCATCTCCAGGGCCTGGATGACCACTGTCCATGATGACGACCCACAGGGATGTGCTGATGGACAAGCTGAGGATGAAAGAGAACCCATGGAGGAGGATCTAACAAGGAATGACGTGCCCTAGGTCACCCTTACCTGGAAGGGGCATCTCAGGAAGACACTGGATCTATTTGCTGCAAAGACCTGTCCCTTAGTGAGATGAATCCAGATCAAGGAGAAAATGGGGGTCGGGGGAGAcactatttctatttaaaatgtctcCAGAGAGCCTGGTACAAACACAGCCCCAGCATTTGGGAGGGGtatttcctcttctcctgggGCTGCTGACATGACAACCCTGTGACTGTCTTTCCTTCCGGGTACCCAGGTCTCCTCCACCAGCACAGCCAGAGGAACCGGCAGAAGACATTATGTCCCCCAAGCTCACATTCCTGCTCTGCCTTGGTGAGAtttgaggagggggaggggaagcccTAGTCTGGGAGGGACCCCACCTCACAGCCAGGCCCTGATCTGTCAGCAGACCCCAGGAATCAGGAGACTTATGGGGAGAAGAGGTTTTGCTCAGGATTCAGGGGTAAATCTCTAACAGGAAACTCTCTTCCAGGGCTGAGTGTGGGACTGAGGACCTCAGGGCAGGCAGGTGAGTCTGTTCCCAGGTGTCCCAGATCCCAGCTTCTCACTGGGGACAAGGGACAACTACCGGGAACTGGGGAAGGAGAACAGCGGTTTGGGGCTGAGAGTTGTGGGGTGGCTGGAAGGGACTTGTGAGAGTCAGGGAACTGATGGTGGGGAATGTGTAGTGACCCAGCTTCTGATTTCCCTCCAGGGACCCTCCCTAAACCCACCATCTGGGCTGAGCCAGGCTCAGTGATCTCTTGGGGGAAGCCTGTGGCCATTTGTGGTCAGGGGACCCTGGAGGCCAAGGAGTATCTAGTGTATGGAGAGGGAAGCTCAGTGCCCTGGGACAGACAACAACCACTGAAGCCCAAGGCCAAGGTCAGGTTCTCCATCCCATACAGGGAGGAAGGACGTGCAGGGAGACATCGCTGTTACTATCTCAGCCCTACTGGCTGGTCAGTGACGCCCTGGAGCTGGTGCTGACAGATGAGAGCACACTCTGGGTCCCAGCCTCAGCTCAGGAAGGGGGTCTGTTCTCATGGGTTTGTTTCCTCTCACAGCCGAGCCCTGGGGGATATGAGGGAGCTGCAAGCCCCATTTAACacgctgcctcctcctctcctaggAATCTACAGAAAACCCTCCCTCTCAGCCCTGCCGAGCCCTGTGGTGACCTCAGGAGGGTTTGTGACCCTCCAGTGTATCTCATGGCAGGGATTTGACAGGTTCATTCTGACTAAGGAAGGAGAACACAGGCCCTCGTGGACTTTGGACTCACAGCGACGCCACAACGGGCAGTTCCAGGCCCTGTTTCCTGTGGGCCCTGTCACCCCAAGTTACAGGTGGACATTCAGATGCTGTGGCTGTTACAGGTATATCCACCAGCAGTGCTCAGAACCCAGTGATCCCGTGGAGCTCCTGGTTCCTGGTGAGCACGTCCTACCCTTGTCCCATCCATATTTTAAGGTGACAGACAAGGGTCTATACTCCCAGGAGAGCCCCAGACGAGAGGGTGGGGTGAGGGTAGCGGGCGTGTCACCTGGAGCAGAGACACAGAATGTGAGAGACAGTGAGACCTGGGGTCCAGGATGGAAAAGGGGATTTGTGGGAGGAATCAGCCCTTACAATCTACATGAGGTCTTTCTCTCAGGTGTGTCTGGGAAGCCCTCCCTCCTGAGCCAGCAGGGCTCTATCATGACCTTTGGACGGAACTTGACTCTCCAGTGTCTCTCTGACGTCGGCTATGACAGATTCGCTCTGTCCAAGGAGGGAGGACATAACCTCCCCCAGCGCCTCAGTGAACGGCCCCAGACTGGACGTTCTCAAGCTGATTTCCTCCTGGGCCGTGTGAGCTTGTCCCATGGGGGCCGGTACAGATGCTATGGTGGACACAAGTTCTCCTCCAAGTGGTCAACCCCCAGCGACCCCCTGGACATCCTGGTGGCAGGTGAGGAGCCAGTGGCTTCAGTCAGGGACCCAGACTCTGCACAGACCCTGCCAGGGGAACCCCACATGGTGATGCTGGAAAGAGGGATGTGGgttcccagggagggagggagacagagaggtggGATGGGCAGGGAGAGACTAAGAGCAAAGAGGCAGACAGAGATGAGTTTCCTCAGAGAGAGGCTTGGGGACTCTCAGTTCAGAAGAGGATACAGCCCCTCACCCGCCTTTCCTCTCTCTAGGAGTACTCCCTGACACACCCTCCCTCTCGGTGCAGCCAGGACCCACAGTAGCTGTAGGAGAGAACATGACCCTGCTGTGTCAGACACGGAGCCAGAGGGACATTTTATTTCTGTCCAAGGAGGGGACAATGGTTTCCCCCCTGCGTCTTAGATCAAAGTACCAAGCTCAGCAGTACCAGGCCCAATTCTCCATGAGTCCTGTGACCTCAGCACATGGGGGGACCTACAGGTGTTACAGCTCATTCAGCACCTCCCCTTACGAGTTGTCACACCCCAGTGACGCCCTGGAGCTCGTGGTCTCAGGTGAGAGGCACCGACTCTGTTCTGTCTGAGTCACTCAGCTCATGGCCTTGTCCCCGAGAGAAGTCTGGGGTGGGTTGGGAATGAGGGGGCCCCGAGGCAGGGTCATCCAGAGCGGGATCTGTCCCTCAAAGTATAGGAGGAAAACCGGGCCCTCCCATGCCTGCCCCTTTCCACGACACCATCACCAGAGTCCTCCaggtgggtggagggagagacTTGGGGACCACAGGGAAGATGAAGAATAATTGTGTGAGCAGAGACAGGGTGTCTGGGGGAAACTCTAGCCCGTCATCTCCTCTTGTCCTTTCTCCCAGGACCCTCTGGggaccccacctccccacccacaTGGCCCAACTTAACATCTGGTGAGTCACAGCGGCCTCTGTCCAGAGAGCTCACAGTTTCTCCAGGCCTGTCTGTCGAGACTCAGCTGACCTGACTCCTAGTCCCTCTCTCAGCACAGCTTGTCTCTAGGGGGCTGGGAGTCAGGCAGAGATGGGGGATCCACAGGGCTCCAGGGCTGTGAGGCTGGTGGATGGTGGGTGGGGTGGTCATGGCAGAGGGAGATGTTGGGTCTCAGCCTTGGAGAGGCTCAGCCGTGTGAAATGGAGAGAAGTGCCCCCCTCACCCCCAATCCTGATCCCCAGGAGGCTCAGAGGATCGACTCTCTGCAACAGAGTCAGGCCAGTGGAAGGGTAAGAGATGGTCTCTGTGGGGAGGTGGTGGGTGGGCCCATGGGGGCGAGGGCTGTGTTAAGACATCAGGAGACTCTGACATGGATGTACTtgccttttctgggcctcagtttttccaaGTGTAAAGGAGAGAAGTGTGACCTAGAGCTTAGACTCCCTGTCAGTTCTGGCTATGGGTCTGACCTCCTTGGAGAGGCAGCCTAACAGGGAAGCCCACCAGCATGTGATTTTATGGGGGCCTGTCCCTTCAGCAGCAGTGATGGTGACATTTTACAGGGGAGGGAGGACCTGGACAAGGGTCCTCGGTGTTCAGGTCCTTTCCCTTCAGCTCAGGGTGCTCAGCTGGAGTGGAAAGAGCAAGGGAGGAAGTCAGCTCCACGGGTTCAGTTTCCAGTTTGGCAGCTCCcgccctggggccctgggcagcTCATTTCTGTTCTTTGAGGCTCAGTTCTTCCTGTTTAAAGCTCCCATCCTGCTCACAGGCCTGTGATGACATTAGGCTAAATGAGGGGCCCAGGCATTACAGAGCTCGGGAACGGTAGAGCTCCCATCCCAGCCCAGACCTTCCCAGGGGCTTCACGGCCCTGCACAGTGGGGGACAGATCCCTGGAGAGATGCAAAGTCCACCTCATGCAGCCCACCCTCCCCCAGATCCTTGGCGTGTGGGGGACGGGGAGGTGATGAGGAAGGATGCTCAGCTCCATATGATACATTGGGACAGGCCTTGTCTACAGATGAAGAGCCTGGGAACAAGAAGCTggtggccaccagggggcagctGATGAGAACACAGGGAACTCACAGCTTTGGGTttgagtctcagctctgccacttcagGCTGGGTGACCTAGGCACATGatttgcctctctgtgcctcagtttccttctctgggaaATGGGCGGGTGGGGATGGCAGTCATATGTTGTGAGATTGTTGTGAGTGGGAGGAGACGAATGGAGAGACCCCagcacatgcctggcacatattaggtgctCCAATAAATGGCATCAGTGGCTCAATCATGACATCACAGGTGTCCAAGGTCTCAAACCGTACCAGAATGTTCTGATCGGGATCTCTGTGGCCTTCGTCCTGCTGCTCTTCCTCTTCGTTCTCCTCCTCATCCGACATCGACAACAGGGCAAATGCAGGACATCAGGTGAGTAGGGAACAAGGGAACCCGGGTCACAGGAGGAGGTGGGCTTAGGGCTCCAGCCAGAGGGAAACCAAAGATTGGAAGCCCAGCCTAGAAAGACTTTTCCAGAATCTCAAATcagaaaatccaaaacaaaacacTTCATTTCAGCACAGGTATACACATTAAGGTATTGTCATCTTTTCAATCTCATGAAATATtgaaacatacacacaaacctctgttaagttttccttcttttctcccaaaTCACATGTGGAAGGTGAGTGGTCATAACCTCCCAGGGCTGAGACTCTGTCCGTCTTGAGCCAGCCCAGAGACAGGCTGATCTCCAACTTCCTGCAGGGGCTGCAGACCCACCTCCCAAGGACAGAGGCCTGTACATCCGGTCATTCTCGCCACAAAGACCCCAGACTCCCACCTCGCCCTTGGCCCCATGTCTGTCTCTAACACTCCCGTCTCCTCCCCAAGCTCCAGCCCAGCTGCTGATGCCCAGGAAGAGACCCTCTGTGAGAAGAAGAGGAGGTGCTGccctgggggtgggcacagagattTCAGTAGGCCCCGGGGGAATAtgcttgggggggggggcgtggtcCCAAGATGTGGGATGAGTAGGACTGAAATTCCCTCTGAGTGACTCGGGCCATCTCCTCACCCCTGGACCTCAGTAGCCCACCCGGGAGCAGAGTGACCTTCAGCCCTGAGAGACCTCAGGGAATCCTGACAAGAGACACACCCCCTGTTCTGCCCCAGCAGAT comes from Equus asinus isolate D_3611 breed Donkey chromosome 26, EquAss-T2T_v2, whole genome shotgun sequence and encodes:
- the LOC106840903 gene encoding leukocyte immunoglobulin-like receptor subfamily B member 5 isoform X5: MSPKLTFLLCLGLSVGLRTSGQAGIYRKPSLSALPSPVVTSGGFVTLQCISWQGFDRFILTKEGEHRPSWTLDSQRRHNGQFQALFPVGPVTPSYRWTFRCCGCYRYIHQQCSEPSDPVELLVPGVSGKPSLLSQQGSIMTFGRNLTLQCLSDVGYDRFALSKEGGHNLPQRLSERPQTGRSQADFLLGRVSLSHGGRYRCYGGHKFSSKWSTPSDPLDILVAGVLPDTPSLSVQPGPTVAVGENMTLLCQTRSQRDILFLSKEGTMVSPLRLRSKYQAQQYQAQFSMSPVTSAHGGTYRCYSSFSTSPYELSHPSDALELVVSGPSGDPTSPPTWPNLTSGVQGLKPYQNVLIGISVAFVLLLFLFVLLLIRHRQQGKCRTSGAADPPPKDRGLYIRSFSPQRPQTPTSPLAPCLSLTLPSPPQAPAQLLMPRKRPSVRRRGDATVKNTQPEEGVELHPQAAASDAPQDVIYAQLNHLTLGRKTTPPSSQSEEPPAEPSVYSALAIH
- the LOC106840903 gene encoding leukocyte immunoglobulin-like receptor subfamily B member 5 isoform X3, coding for MSPKLTFLLCLGIYRKPSLSALPSPVVTSGGFVTLQCISWQGFDRFILTKEGEHRPSWTLDSQRRHNGQFQALFPVGPVTPSYRWTFRCCGCYRYIHQQCSEPSDPVELLVPGVSGKPSLLSQQGSIMTFGRNLTLQCLSDVGYDRFALSKEGGHNLPQRLSERPQTGRSQADFLLGRVSLSHGGRYRCYGGHKFSSKWSTPSDPLDILVAGVLPDTPSLSVQPGPTVAVGENMTLLCQTRSQRDILFLSKEGTMVSPLRLRSKYQAQQYQAQFSMSPVTSAHGGTYRCYSSFSTSPYELSHPSDALELVVSGPSGDPTSPPTWPNLTSGGSEDRLSATESGQWKGVQGLKPYQNVLIGISVAFVLLLFLFVLLLIRHRQQGKCRTSGAADPPPKDRGLYIRSFSPQRPQTPTSPLAPCLSLTLPSPPQAPAQLLMPRKRPSVRRRGADATVKNTQPEEGVELHPQAAASDAPQDVIYAQLNHLTLGRKTTPPSSQSEEPPAEPSVYSALAIH
- the LOC106840903 gene encoding leukocyte immunoglobulin-like receptor subfamily B member 5 isoform X20 yields the protein MSPKLTFLLCLGLSVGLRTSGQAGIYRKPSLSALPSPVVTSGGFVTLQCISWQGFDRFILTKEGEHRPSWTLDSQRRHNGQFQALFPVGPVTPSYRWTFRCCGCYRYIHQQCSEPSDPVELLVPGVSGKPSLLSQQGSIMTFGRNLTLQCLSDVGYDRFALSKEGGHNLPQRLSERPQTGRSQADFLLGRVSLSHGGRYRCYGGHKFSSKWSTPSDPLDILVAGVLPDTPSLSVQPGPTVAVGENMTLLCQTRSQRDILFLSKEGTMVSPLRLRSKYQAQQYQAQFSMSPVTSAHGGTYRCYSSFSTSPYELSHPSDALELVVSGPSGDPTSPPTWPNLTSGGSEDRLSATESGQWKGVQGLKPYQNVLIGISVAFVLLLFLFVLLLIRHRQQGKCRTSGAADPPPKDRGLYIRSFSPQRPQTPTSPLAPCLSLTLPSPPQAPAQLLMPRKRPSVRRRGGAALG
- the LOC106840903 gene encoding leukocyte immunoglobulin-like receptor subfamily B member 3 isoform X39; protein product: MSPKLTFLLCLGLSVGLRTSGQAGIYRKPSLSALPSPVVTSGGFVTLQCISWQGFDRFILTKEGEHRPSWTLDSQRRHNGQFQALFPVGPVTPSYRWTFRCCGCYRYIHQQCSEPSDPVELLVPGVSGKPSLLSQQGSIMTFGRNLTLQCLSDVGYDRFALSKEGGHNLPQRLSERPQTGRSQADFLLGRVSLSHGGRYRCYGGHKFSSKWSTPSDPLDILVAGVQGLKPYQNVLIGISVAFVLLLFLFVLLLIRHRQQGKCRTSGAADPPPKDRGLYIRSFSPQRPQTPTSPLAPCLSLTLPSPPQAPAQLLMPRKRPSVRRRGADATVKNTQPEEGVELHPQAAASDAPQDVIYAQLNHLTLGRKTTPPSSQSEEPPAEPSVYSALAIH
- the LOC106840903 gene encoding leukocyte immunoglobulin-like receptor subfamily B member 5 isoform X1, producing the protein MSPKLTFLLCLGLSVGLRTSGQAGIYRKPSLSALPSPVVTSGGFVTLQCISWQGFDRFILTKEGEHRPSWTLDSQRRHNGQFQALFPVGPVTPSYRWTFRCCGCYRYIHQQCSEPSDPVELLVPGVSGKPSLLSQQGSIMTFGRNLTLQCLSDVGYDRFALSKEGGHNLPQRLSERPQTGRSQADFLLGRVSLSHGGRYRCYGGHKFSSKWSTPSDPLDILVAGVLPDTPSLSVQPGPTVAVGENMTLLCQTRSQRDILFLSKEGTMVSPLRLRSKYQAQQYQAQFSMSPVTSAHGGTYRCYSSFSTSPYELSHPSDALELVVSGPSGDPTSPPTWPNLTSGGSEDRLSATESGQWKGVQGLKPYQNVLIGISVAFVLLLFLFVLLLIRHRQQGKCRTSGAADPPPKDRGLYIRSFSPQRPQTPTSPLAPCLSLTLPSPPQAPAQLLMPRKRPSVRRRGADATVKNTQPEEGVELHPQAAASDAPQDVIYAQLNHLTLGRKTTPPSSQSEEPPAEPSVYSALAIH
- the LOC106840903 gene encoding leukocyte immunoglobulin-like receptor subfamily B member 5 isoform X2, which codes for MSPKLTFLLCLGLSVGLRTSGQAGIYRKPSLSALPSPVVTSGGFVTLQCISWQGFDRFILTKEGEHRPSWTLDSQRRHNGQFQALFPVGPVTPSYRWTFRCCGCYRYIHQQCSEPSDPVELLVPGVSGKPSLLSQQGSIMTFGRNLTLQCLSDVGYDRFALSKEGGHNLPQRLSERPQTGRSQADFLLGRVSLSHGGRYRCYGGHKFSSKWSTPSDPLDILVAGVLPDTPSLSVQPGPTVAVGENMTLLCQTRSQRDILFLSKEGTMVSPLRLRSKYQAQQYQAQFSMSPVTSAHGGTYRCYSSFSTSPYELSHPSDALELVVSGPSGDPTSPPTWPNLTSGGSEDRLSATESGQWKGVQGLKPYQNVLIGISVAFVLLLFLFVLLLIRHRQQGKCRTSGAADPPPKDRGLYIRSFSPQRPQTPTSPLAPCLSLTLPSPPQAPAQLLMPRKRPSVRRRGDATVKNTQPEEGVELHPQAAASDAPQDVIYAQLNHLTLGRKTTPPSSQSEEPPAEPSVYSALAIH